The following proteins come from a genomic window of Nautilia profundicola AmH:
- a CDS encoding HD domain-containing protein, with protein sequence MQLQQIIYSSENDLEIAKAIKKEIKEYLNSIKVEGGKDFFVKHTKKMDEFVTLIYKYILKKTFQEFQPPFNNIPISIIALGSYGREQLSIYSDIDIMIVYKNIKGYNLKEIIENYITMLWDLGLKIGHRVHELNDLFPASNEDITIKTAMLESRFIFGSKFLWYEIQNELNKIRNHNKKEYILAKYNEMLERHKKYPISMEPNIKDGFGGIRDSNTLLWINKVIFNYPNNAYLIPKYASEEDFREYRSSLEFLFKVRVYLHLAAKKKIDKVLLAYQREIALNMGYVDSPRITAERKFIKDLLKALWSVNTFTSIVIKKIIKPYLYKHSYTQMKNKRVKKDYYICEQTIYTRFSNKENFKDLIKSLIEIEFKKHDVSVVSNLKEKKYLITKKLKKELFYKNGLYPLLFALYKSKKIESIIPAFEKIKYLAQFDGYHQYPVDIHSLYTVKEIESLEEFKNLNENDKAILRFTALFHDLGKGRIEDHSIVGAKIAKEYAEEFGIPDSETISKLIRHHTLMSNIAQREDIHNDKVILSFAEIVQNQRFLKLLYLLTIADIKAVGVGIFTPFKASLLKTLYFNTLNALENKELISEIALRKRKEKLLSSKEEFKALPKTFQKKVLASPSNQLFLQNSINEILNILEWIKDTEKYKYKFENEKHLVVHIVKDDSLNFSLGWFLDKLAKLKLNHLSIYKIGNLKYFKIEFNQSVEEFDLPLIAQYIEKAFKEVLQTKHKVTFKPEEFEIDCNHSQNYASMKLKTKDKKGIVSTIMQVLDDFNIRVEDVKISTQKNIARDLFIISKENGFCNKIDDILKRLCE encoded by the coding sequence ATGCAACTACAACAAATCATTTACAGCTCCGAAAACGATTTGGAAATAGCAAAAGCTATTAAAAAAGAAATAAAAGAATATCTTAACAGCATAAAAGTAGAAGGCGGTAAAGATTTTTTTGTGAAACACACAAAAAAAATGGATGAATTCGTTACGCTGATTTATAAATATATTTTAAAAAAAACGTTTCAAGAATTTCAACCTCCGTTTAATAATATACCAATTTCTATAATTGCTCTTGGCTCATATGGAAGAGAACAGCTTTCTATATATTCTGATATTGATATTATGATTGTATACAAAAATATAAAAGGATACAATTTAAAAGAAATAATAGAAAATTACATTACTATGTTATGGGACCTTGGTCTTAAAATAGGACACAGGGTACACGAATTAAATGATTTGTTTCCCGCAAGTAACGAAGATATTACAATTAAAACTGCAATGCTTGAGAGCAGATTTATTTTCGGAAGCAAATTCCTATGGTATGAAATACAAAATGAATTAAATAAAATCAGAAACCACAATAAAAAAGAATATATTCTCGCGAAATATAACGAAATGCTTGAACGTCATAAAAAGTATCCTATTTCAATGGAACCGAACATAAAAGACGGATTTGGCGGAATAAGAGATTCTAACACGTTACTTTGGATAAATAAAGTTATATTCAATTATCCGAATAACGCATATTTAATTCCAAAATACGCAAGCGAAGAAGATTTCAGAGAATATCGAAGCTCTCTTGAATTTTTATTTAAGGTAAGAGTATATTTACATCTTGCTGCAAAGAAAAAAATCGATAAAGTATTACTCGCTTATCAAAGAGAAATCGCTCTTAATATGGGTTATGTTGATTCTCCGAGAATTACCGCAGAAAGAAAATTCATTAAAGACCTGTTAAAAGCTTTATGGAGCGTAAATACGTTTACCTCAATTGTGATTAAAAAAATAATTAAACCGTACCTATACAAACATTCATATACTCAAATGAAAAATAAACGTGTGAAAAAAGATTACTACATATGTGAACAGACAATATACACCAGATTTTCTAATAAAGAAAATTTTAAAGATCTAATTAAATCTTTAATCGAAATAGAATTTAAAAAACATGATGTTTCAGTGGTTTCCAATCTTAAAGAAAAAAAATATTTAATCACAAAAAAATTAAAAAAAGAACTTTTTTATAAAAACGGATTATATCCTCTTCTTTTCGCACTATATAAATCCAAAAAAATTGAAAGTATAATTCCGGCATTTGAAAAAATAAAATATCTTGCACAATTTGACGGATATCACCAGTATCCGGTTGATATTCACTCTTTATACACGGTAAAAGAAATCGAAAGTCTGGAAGAATTTAAAAATTTAAACGAAAACGATAAAGCAATTTTAAGGTTTACGGCTCTATTTCATGATTTGGGAAAAGGAAGAATAGAAGACCACTCGATCGTCGGAGCAAAAATTGCCAAAGAGTATGCTGAAGAGTTTGGTATACCGGACTCTGAAACCATTTCAAAACTTATAAGACACCATACATTAATGTCTAATATCGCTCAAAGGGAAGATATACATAATGATAAAGTTATACTCTCGTTTGCCGAAATTGTTCAAAATCAAAGATTTTTAAAACTTCTCTACTTATTGACAATTGCTGATATCAAAGCGGTGGGTGTCGGTATATTTACTCCGTTTAAAGCATCTCTTTTAAAAACTTTATATTTCAATACGTTAAATGCACTTGAAAACAAAGAACTTATAAGTGAAATAGCATTAAGAAAAAGAAAAGAAAAACTTCTTTCATCAAAAGAAGAATTTAAAGCACTACCAAAAACTTTCCAGAAAAAAGTTTTAGCTTCACCGTCTAATCAGCTCTTTTTGCAAAACTCTATTAATGAAATTTTAAATATATTAGAATGGATAAAAGATACGGAAAAATATAAATATAAGTTCGAAAACGAAAAACATTTAGTAGTACACATCGTAAAAGACGATTCTCTTAATTTTTCATTAGGCTGGTTTTTAGACAAATTAGCCAAATTAAAATTAAATCACTTATCAATATACAAAATAGGTAATTTAAAATATTTTAAAATTGAATTTAATCAAAGTGTTGAAGAATTTGACCTGCCTTTAATTGCTCAATATATAGAAAAAGCTTTTAAAGAAGTTTTACAGACAAAACACAAAGTAACTTTCAAACCGGAAGAATTTGAAATAGATTGTAATCATTCTCAGAATTATGCGTCAATGAAATTAAAAACCAAAGATAAAAAAGGAATAGTTTCTACAATTATGCAAGTTTTGGACGATTTCAATATTAGAGTTGAAGATGTTAAAATTTCTACTCAAAAAAATATTGCCAGAGATTTGTTTATTATTTCTAAAGAAAATGGTTTTTGCAATAAAATTGACGATATTTTAAAAAGGCTTTGTGAATGA
- a CDS encoding PAS domain-containing protein, whose protein sequence is MRPNPIDEEVTFEDAGVANRSIISKTDLKGIITFVNKPFCTLSGYSKEELIGKPHNIIRHPDMPKSIFKQMWNTIEKGETFRGFIKNLRKDGKYYWVEAFIEPIYDENGVKIGYSSIRKPVSDSDKEKYEKLYKELKEKEE, encoded by the coding sequence ATGAGACCTAATCCAATCGATGAAGAAGTAACCTTCGAAGATGCAGGTGTTGCTAACAGATCAATTATAAGCAAAACAGATTTAAAAGGTATTATTACATTTGTGAATAAACCTTTTTGTACACTATCAGGATACTCCAAAGAAGAACTTATAGGAAAACCTCACAATATAATAAGACATCCGGACATGCCAAAATCTATTTTTAAACAAATGTGGAACACAATAGAAAAAGGTGAAACGTTCAGAGGATTTATAAAAAATTTAAGAAAGGACGGTAAATACTACTGGGTAGAAGCATTTATTGAACCAATTTATGATGAAAACGGTGTAAAAATCGGTTACAGTTCCATAAGAAAACCAGTTTCCGATTCTGACAAAGAAAAATACGAAAAACTTTACAAAGAATTGAAAGAAAAGGAAGAATGA
- a CDS encoding response regulator, whose translation MSNKKVLVVDDDPINRKLIVKILSKKGFEAIEAGNGVEAFTALENNDVDLILLDIVMPVMDGIEFLKEIKTKPAYINLPIVILTTDDSKKMEAKDLGADDVIIKPVSAIELLETIERLFNKP comes from the coding sequence ATGTCGAATAAAAAAGTACTTGTTGTAGATGATGATCCGATCAATAGAAAATTAATAGTGAAAATCCTTTCTAAAAAAGGATTTGAAGCTATTGAAGCAGGCAACGGGGTAGAAGCGTTTACCGCTTTGGAAAATAATGATGTTGATTTAATTTTATTGGACATTGTTATGCCTGTTATGGACGGTATTGAATTTTTAAAAGAAATAAAAACAAAACCGGCTTATATTAATTTACCTATTGTAATTTTAACAACGGATGATAGTAAAAAAATGGAAGCCAAAGATCTCGGCGCAGATGATGTAATTATTAAGCCGGTTTCAGCAATTGAACTTTTAGAAACAATAGAAAGATTATTTAATAAACCTTAA
- the rplI gene encoding 50S ribosomal protein L9 → MKVLLIKDVKGLGKAGEIKNAKDGYARNFLIPKGFAKLATDDVIKEWQEEQKRKEEELKKELAELNELKEKIESVTLHIKHKLGANGQLYGAITNKEVAEHLKEHGIEIDKKHIDMKQIKTVGEYTVDVKLGHGIHAKLKIVVEGE, encoded by the coding sequence ATGAAGGTTTTATTAATAAAAGATGTAAAAGGTTTAGGAAAAGCTGGTGAGATAAAAAATGCAAAAGACGGATATGCAAGAAATTTTCTTATTCCTAAAGGTTTTGCAAAATTAGCGACAGATGACGTAATAAAAGAATGGCAAGAAGAACAAAAAAGAAAAGAAGAAGAGCTAAAAAAAGAGCTTGCCGAACTTAATGAACTAAAAGAAAAAATTGAAAGCGTAACACTACACATCAAGCACAAACTCGGAGCAAACGGGCAGCTATACGGAGCTATTACCAATAAAGAAGTTGCAGAGCATTTAAAAGAACATGGTATAGAAATTGATAAAAAACATATTGATATGAAACAGATTAAAACAGTAGGAGAGTATACTGTAGACGTTAAATTAGGTCACGGAATACATGCCAAATTAAAAATTGTTGTTGAAGGTGAATAA
- the hslV gene encoding ATP-dependent protease subunit HslV, protein MQINMEATTILGYKKDGVAVIGGDGQVTFGHTVLKGNATKIRTLYNGKVLAGFAGSTADAFILFDMFEKNLENRKGDLVKSVIDFGKAWRQDKYLRRLEAMMIVLNQKHIFILSGNGDVVEPEDGELAAIGSGGNYAISAARALVKHSNLSPEELVKESLHIAADLCIYTNHNIKILKLEKE, encoded by the coding sequence ATGCAGATTAATATGGAAGCCACTACCATACTTGGATATAAAAAAGACGGTGTTGCAGTTATTGGCGGTGACGGACAAGTAACATTTGGACATACTGTATTAAAAGGTAACGCAACCAAGATTAGAACATTATATAACGGTAAAGTATTAGCCGGTTTTGCAGGAAGTACTGCTGATGCGTTTATACTTTTTGATATGTTCGAAAAAAATCTTGAAAATAGAAAAGGAGATTTGGTCAAATCCGTAATTGATTTTGGTAAAGCTTGGAGACAGGATAAATATCTTAGACGTCTTGAAGCCATGATGATTGTACTTAATCAAAAACACATATTTATATTAAGTGGTAACGGAGACGTGGTTGAACCGGAGGACGGAGAACTTGCGGCAATAGGGAGTGGTGGGAATTATGCGATTTCTGCTGCAAGGGCTCTTGTGAAACATTCTAATTTATCTCCAGAAGAACTTGTAAAAGAGTCACTTCACATTGCTGCAGATTTATGCATATATACAAATCATAATATTAAAATTTTAAAATTGGAAAAGGAATAG
- a CDS encoding ATP-binding protein → MKMSLTKLLAIAIWIPSLVLITFSGYFLYNSYQKYVTTQKSLKYLELAKRIESMLVYLGQERGTSSIYSVSKGEFPNSKQLLMSKRVLMNNAIRYFKTFIKENPEFYNETKNIISLINKLPEVRRNIDTFKDNYIKNEFFTYYTKLSTELMNTEAKILKRFPVELKPFYILKFQFERMVDYTGIIRGFGSYYITADEPISENEYKNILLKYYHDSNILLTEVLKHKVASSVYKSDAFKKTEKQIKEIIYYLQQANQEYYITGEFNGYPIDALDYFNIFTKRIAFFKRTVDHLDSDITKKLNEIVAQAIKTRNINIVIFIIGILMLIIGFYLHRAILRHIKSLSNLLTSLTPITGKEVQIDITTPQGMDEALKIVDEAIKVTQESVRKAEEATKAKSLFLANMSHEIRTPLNGILGFLELLNTTDLTEEQLDYVNTIAQSAKNLLQIVNNILDVSKIESNKVSLELIDFKAVDEFENTIELFGTPAAQKNIELTTQISPNIPSIIKGDILKIKEILTNLLSNAIKFTPNNGHIHVKIQLEKIIDNKAKIYFEVRDSGIGMSEEQKEKIFEAFSQADESVTRKYGGTGLGLTIVKSYIEMMGGKIYLESELNKGTKFYFNLMFDIVDPKPKYAKDIFANKEIAVLNTITETLRKETTLEYLNYFGTEKVGFNTAEELTTLKSREKFDGVMIFYEESDKKIIEEISKINIPKIFVASYSKKEEINKLDYDAVIFDPNIPSKVFKALESLNEYKVETTAKAEEKPQHKDIYSLKALIAEDNPINQKLLQTTLKSLGIESDLANNGLEAFNKYTINPDKYDVIFMDVQMPVMDGLEATQEILEFEQEEEIPHTPIIAVTANVLKGDRERFLGSGMDEYISKPIEKDALLKILERVAHGDFSKHYETHAEEHTHKESSPQTVTENNVKPEMEEAKEQSIILATTSPFLSSYISHIINDIIIVENLEELTKALSKHRHSIIMIDENFSERDDVRFLIKSLKKLEPKKIIVLGDEVIEEADVTITDLKPETIQNVIKG, encoded by the coding sequence ATGAAAATGTCGTTAACCAAACTATTGGCAATAGCCATATGGATTCCATCTTTAGTTCTAATCACATTTAGTGGATATTTTTTATACAACAGTTATCAAAAATACGTAACCACTCAAAAAAGTTTAAAATATCTTGAACTTGCAAAAAGAATTGAAAGTATGCTTGTTTATCTTGGACAAGAGAGGGGTACAAGCTCGATTTACTCGGTATCAAAAGGAGAGTTTCCAAACTCAAAACAGTTACTTATGAGTAAAAGAGTTTTGATGAACAATGCCATTAGATACTTTAAAACATTTATTAAAGAAAACCCTGAATTTTATAATGAAACAAAAAATATTATTTCTTTAATCAATAAGCTTCCTGAAGTAAGAAGAAACATTGATACATTCAAAGATAACTACATAAAAAATGAATTCTTTACTTATTATACAAAGCTTTCAACGGAGTTAATGAATACCGAAGCTAAAATCCTTAAAAGATTCCCGGTAGAATTAAAACCGTTTTATATTTTGAAATTCCAGTTTGAAAGGATGGTTGACTACACTGGTATTATTAGGGGGTTCGGTTCATATTATATTACTGCGGATGAACCAATTAGTGAAAACGAATATAAAAACATTCTTTTAAAATATTATCATGACTCAAACATCTTATTAACGGAAGTTTTAAAACACAAAGTTGCAAGCAGTGTATATAAAAGTGACGCTTTCAAGAAAACAGAAAAACAGATAAAAGAAATTATTTATTATTTACAACAAGCAAACCAAGAGTATTATATTACAGGTGAATTCAACGGTTATCCGATAGACGCATTGGATTACTTTAATATCTTTACAAAAAGAATCGCATTTTTCAAAAGAACAGTTGACCACCTTGACTCTGACATTACTAAAAAACTAAATGAAATCGTTGCTCAGGCAATTAAAACAAGAAATATCAACATAGTTATCTTTATTATCGGTATTTTGATGTTAATCATCGGTTTCTATTTACATAGAGCAATTCTTAGACATATTAAATCACTTTCAAACCTTCTTACATCTCTTACGCCTATTACAGGTAAAGAAGTTCAAATCGACATTACAACGCCTCAAGGTATGGACGAAGCACTTAAAATCGTGGATGAAGCAATTAAAGTTACACAAGAATCCGTCAGAAAGGCTGAAGAGGCTACAAAAGCAAAATCATTATTCCTTGCAAACATGTCACATGAGATCAGAACTCCTCTTAACGGTATTTTAGGATTCTTGGAGTTATTAAACACAACTGATTTAACAGAAGAACAGTTAGATTACGTAAATACTATCGCACAAAGTGCAAAAAACCTTTTACAAATCGTTAATAACATCTTAGACGTTTCCAAAATCGAAAGTAACAAAGTTTCACTTGAGCTTATCGACTTTAAAGCTGTTGATGAATTCGAAAACACAATTGAACTTTTCGGTACGCCTGCTGCACAAAAAAATATCGAACTTACAACGCAAATATCACCAAACATTCCTTCAATCATTAAAGGTGATATTTTAAAAATCAAAGAAATACTTACAAACCTTTTAAGTAACGCTATTAAGTTTACACCGAACAACGGTCATATTCATGTAAAAATACAACTTGAAAAAATTATAGACAATAAAGCTAAAATATATTTTGAGGTAAGAGACAGCGGTATAGGAATGAGTGAAGAACAAAAAGAAAAAATATTTGAAGCCTTTTCTCAGGCTGATGAATCAGTTACAAGAAAATACGGTGGTACAGGTCTTGGACTTACAATCGTTAAATCGTATATTGAAATGATGGGTGGGAAAATATATCTTGAGAGTGAATTAAATAAAGGAACTAAATTCTATTTTAACTTAATGTTTGATATTGTCGATCCTAAACCTAAATACGCTAAAGACATATTTGCAAATAAAGAAATCGCTGTTTTAAATACAATTACTGAAACATTAAGAAAAGAAACCACTTTAGAATATTTGAACTATTTTGGAACTGAAAAAGTAGGCTTTAATACAGCTGAAGAATTAACAACATTAAAAAGCAGAGAAAAATTCGATGGTGTAATGATTTTCTATGAAGAAAGCGATAAAAAAATAATTGAAGAGATCAGTAAAATTAATATTCCTAAGATATTTGTTGCTTCATATTCTAAAAAAGAAGAAATAAACAAATTGGATTATGATGCTGTAATATTCGATCCTAATATTCCTTCTAAAGTATTTAAAGCATTAGAATCTCTAAACGAATACAAAGTTGAAACAACTGCTAAAGCAGAAGAAAAACCTCAACATAAAGACATTTATTCACTTAAAGCTTTAATTGCGGAAGACAATCCGATTAATCAGAAACTACTTCAAACAACACTTAAATCACTTGGTATAGAAAGTGATTTGGCAAACAACGGTCTTGAAGCATTTAATAAATACACAATAAACCCGGATAAATACGATGTAATATTTATGGACGTTCAAATGCCAGTTATGGACGGTTTGGAGGCCACACAGGAAATTTTAGAATTTGAGCAAGAAGAAGAAATACCTCACACTCCTATCATTGCCGTAACCGCAAACGTTTTAAAAGGAGACAGAGAAAGATTTTTAGGCTCAGGTATGGATGAGTACATTTCAAAACCAATCGAAAAAGACGCCTTGTTAAAAATTCTTGAAAGAGTTGCTCACGGTGATTTCAGCAAACATTATGAAACACATGCCGAAGAACACACCCACAAAGAAAGTTCTCCTCAAACAGTTACTGAAAACAATGTAAAACCGGAAATGGAAGAGGCAAAAGAACAATCTATTATTTTAGCAACGACAAGCCCGTTCTTATCAAGCTACATTAGTCATATAATAAATGATATAATTATTGTTGAAAATTTAGAAGAGTTGACAAAAGCACTAAGCAAACACAGACATTCTATTATTATGATTGATGAAAACTTTAGTGAAAGAGACGACGTAAGATTCTTAATCAAATCACTTAAAAAATTAGAACCTAAAAAAATTATCGTATTAGGTGATGAAGTAATAGAAGAAGCAGATGTCACAATTACTGACTTAAAACCTGAAACAATACAAAACGTAATTAAAGGATAA
- the mqnE gene encoding aminofutalosine synthase MqnE: MDKLIQKLENNIEFTLDEANKLYDLDLSVLGKAAQKIRLDKFGKKTYFNINRHINPSNICKDVCKFCAFSAHRKNPNPYTLSVEECVQIAKNAYEKGAKEVHVVSAHNPEVGYEYYMNIVKSIKQELPDIHVKAFTAAEVNFFSELSGKSHKEVLEDMANSGVDSMPGGGAEIFDEQIRNKICKGKVSSDDWLKIHEIWHTMGKKSNVTMLFGHIEDRIHRIDHIMRIKKLQDKTGGFNAFIPLVYQRKNNYLNVSKFLTGTEILKTIAISRILLQNIPNIKAYWVTTTLNLSLVAQEYGANDIDGTIEKESINSAAGAASSNGLNLNDLVELIKDSGFIPVERDSLYNEIKVY; encoded by the coding sequence ATGGATAAATTAATACAAAAATTGGAAAACAATATAGAGTTTACTTTAGATGAAGCAAATAAATTATATGATTTGGATTTATCTGTTTTAGGAAAAGCTGCGCAAAAAATAAGATTGGATAAATTCGGAAAAAAAACATATTTTAATATTAACAGACATATTAATCCGAGTAATATATGTAAAGACGTATGTAAATTTTGCGCTTTTTCAGCACATAGGAAAAACCCGAATCCATATACGTTGAGTGTGGAAGAATGTGTTCAGATAGCAAAAAATGCTTATGAAAAAGGAGCTAAAGAAGTACATGTGGTGTCGGCTCACAATCCTGAAGTAGGGTATGAGTATTATATGAATATTGTAAAATCTATAAAACAAGAACTTCCTGATATTCATGTAAAAGCGTTTACAGCTGCAGAAGTTAATTTTTTCAGTGAGCTTAGCGGAAAATCTCATAAAGAAGTTTTGGAAGATATGGCGAATTCAGGTGTTGACTCGATGCCCGGGGGTGGCGCTGAAATTTTTGATGAACAAATAAGAAACAAAATATGCAAAGGGAAAGTAAGTAGTGATGACTGGCTAAAAATTCATGAAATTTGGCATACAATGGGTAAAAAATCTAATGTTACAATGCTTTTTGGTCATATAGAAGACAGAATACACAGAATTGATCATATAATGAGAATAAAAAAACTTCAGGATAAAACAGGCGGGTTTAATGCTTTTATCCCTCTTGTATATCAAAGAAAAAATAACTATTTGAATGTTTCTAAGTTTCTGACCGGAACGGAGATTTTAAAAACAATCGCCATAAGTAGAATTTTGTTACAAAATATTCCGAATATAAAAGCATATTGGGTGACCACCACATTAAATCTTTCTCTTGTTGCTCAAGAATACGGTGCGAATGATATTGATGGAACTATTGAAAAAGAATCAATAAACTCAGCTGCTGGTGCGGCATCTTCAAACGGTTTGAATTTAAATGATTTAGTGGAATTGATAAAAGATAGCGGGTTTATCCCTGTAGAAAGGGATAGTTTATATAATGAGATTAAGGTTTATTAA
- the hslU gene encoding HslU--HslV peptidase ATPase subunit: MSMTPKQIVAYLDEYIVGQKDAKKTIAIALRNRHRRMQLPKEWQDDIMPKNILMIGPTGVGKTEIARRMAKMMKLPFVKVEASKYTEVGFVGRDVESMIRDLVNNSMNLVRAEMEENSKEQIEENVIEEITKKLLPPLPKNAPEQKQIEYQHSFEKMKERVKKGEVDHLKITIEIEELPEGDDNLPPEMIKAQESIVKIIGIFNKNKEKKEVTVKEAKELLRKEAAEKVISKEDLKKEALKRAENGIIFIDEIDKIAATGNQRQDPSKEGVQRDLLPIVEGSTVNTKYGYVNTDHILFIAAGAFHVSKPSDLIPELQGRFPLRVELQSLDEEALYQILTRPKHSLIKQYQKLLEVEQVNLIFTEEALREIARYAFLANEKTEDIGARRLHTVIEKVLEDINFEADEYAGKDFVIDEAYVKSKLDDIVESEEITKYIL, from the coding sequence ATGAGTATGACTCCTAAGCAGATAGTTGCGTATTTGGATGAATATATTGTTGGTCAGAAAGATGCCAAAAAAACAATAGCTATTGCACTTAGAAACAGACACAGAAGAATGCAACTTCCAAAAGAATGGCAAGATGACATTATGCCTAAAAATATTTTAATGATAGGGCCGACCGGAGTCGGGAAAACTGAAATAGCGAGACGTATGGCCAAAATGATGAAACTACCTTTTGTAAAAGTAGAAGCAAGTAAATATACTGAAGTAGGGTTTGTTGGGCGTGACGTTGAATCTATGATTAGAGATCTTGTTAATAACTCTATGAATTTAGTCAGAGCCGAAATGGAAGAAAATTCCAAAGAACAGATAGAAGAAAATGTAATAGAAGAAATTACAAAAAAACTTCTGCCTCCTCTTCCGAAAAACGCTCCTGAACAAAAACAGATAGAATATCAGCATTCTTTTGAAAAAATGAAAGAGCGTGTTAAAAAAGGTGAAGTAGACCATTTAAAAATAACAATCGAAATCGAAGAACTTCCTGAAGGAGATGACAATCTTCCTCCTGAAATGATAAAAGCTCAAGAAAGCATTGTAAAAATAATAGGTATTTTTAATAAGAACAAAGAAAAAAAAGAAGTAACAGTAAAAGAAGCTAAAGAGCTTTTAAGAAAAGAAGCCGCAGAAAAGGTTATCAGTAAAGAAGATTTGAAAAAAGAAGCTCTTAAAAGAGCTGAAAACGGAATTATTTTTATTGATGAAATAGATAAAATCGCCGCAACTGGAAATCAAAGACAGGATCCATCAAAAGAAGGTGTACAAAGAGACCTTCTTCCGATTGTGGAAGGATCAACTGTAAATACAAAATACGGATATGTCAATACGGATCATATTTTATTTATTGCGGCAGGTGCCTTTCATGTAAGTAAGCCAAGTGATTTAATTCCTGAACTTCAGGGAAGGTTTCCTTTGAGGGTTGAGCTGCAAAGCCTTGATGAAGAAGCTTTATATCAAATCTTAACAAGACCTAAACACTCTTTAATTAAACAGTATCAGAAATTATTAGAAGTAGAACAAGTTAATTTGATTTTTACTGAAGAGGCTTTAAGAGAAATTGCGAGATATGCATTTTTAGCTAATGAAAAAACAGAAGACATCGGAGCAAGACGTTTACATACTGTAATAGAGAAAGTTTTAGAAGATATTAATTTTGAAGCGGATGAGTATGCAGGAAAAGATTTTGTAATAGATGAAGCTTATGTTAAAAGTAAACTTGACGATATAGTAGAAAGCGAAGAAATTACTAAATACATATTATAA
- a CDS encoding SEL1-like repeat protein, with protein MKKLFFIFFIITAVFAQNLYFDAYKNIQKAKRIIKTDPQKADRYFIEAYSYLKQLVNTSIDNNKPSANAFNLLGNMYLKGWGVEKNERKAIELLCGAAQLGNKKAKRTLAKLNVKCDKINFKELKQ; from the coding sequence ATGAAAAAACTATTTTTCATTTTCTTTATTATAACAGCGGTATTTGCTCAAAATTTATATTTTGACGCATATAAAAATATTCAAAAAGCAAAAAGAATAATCAAAACAGATCCACAAAAAGCGGATAGGTATTTCATCGAGGCTTACAGTTACTTAAAACAACTTGTAAACACTTCGATAGACAATAACAAACCCTCGGCTAATGCGTTTAATTTACTTGGAAATATGTATTTAAAGGGTTGGGGTGTTGAAAAAAATGAAAGAAAAGCAATTGAACTTTTATGCGGTGCAGCACAGTTGGGTAATAAAAAAGCCAAAAGAACACTTGCTAAACTGAACGTAAAATGCGATAAAATTAATTTTAAGGAGCTTAAACAATGA